One genomic window of Streptococcus mitis includes the following:
- a CDS encoding sensor histidine kinase, whose protein sequence is MKLKSYILVGYIISTLLTIIVVFWAIQRMLIEEREIYFLVGMTLVASFIGAGISLFLLSPVFTSLGKLKEHAKRVADKDFPANLEVQGPVEFQQLGQAFNEMSHDLQATFDSLEESEREKGLMIAQLSHDIKTPITSIQATVEGILDGVIKEGEQDHYLATIGRQTERLNKLVEELNFLTLNTARNQMETTSKDSIFLDQLLIECMSEFQFLIEQEERDVHLQVIPESARIEGDYAKLSRILVNLVNNAFKYSAPGTKLEVVAKLENNQLSISVTDEGQGIAPEDLENIFKRLYRVETSRNMKTGGHGLGLAIARELAHQLGGEITVTSQYGLGSTFTLLLNLSGNENKA, encoded by the coding sequence ATGAAATTAAAAAGTTATATTTTAGTGGGGTATATCATTTCAACACTCCTAACGATTATCGTGGTTTTTTGGGCCATCCAGCGAATGCTAATTGAAGAAAGAGAAATTTATTTCCTAGTGGGTATGACTCTCGTGGCTAGTTTTATCGGTGCTGGGATTAGTCTCTTTCTCCTATCGCCAGTCTTTACTTCATTGGGCAAACTCAAGGAACATGCCAAGCGGGTAGCGGACAAGGATTTCCCTGCAAATCTGGAGGTTCAAGGACCTGTAGAATTTCAGCAATTAGGGCAAGCTTTCAATGAAATGTCCCATGATTTGCAGGCCACCTTTGATTCCTTGGAAGAAAGCGAACGAGAAAAGGGCTTGATGATTGCTCAACTTTCGCATGATATCAAGACCCCCATCACTTCGATCCAAGCGACGGTAGAAGGGATTTTGGATGGGGTTATCAAGGAAGGAGAACAGGACCATTATCTAGCAACGATTGGGCGTCAGACGGAAAGACTCAATAAACTGGTTGAAGAGTTGAATTTTTTGACTCTAAATACAGCTAGAAATCAGATGGAAACGACCAGCAAGGACAGTATTTTTCTGGATCAGCTCTTGATTGAGTGCATGAGTGAATTTCAGTTCTTGATTGAGCAGGAGGAGCGAGATGTCCATTTGCAGGTAATCCCAGAGTCTGCCCGGATTGAAGGAGATTATGCCAAACTTTCTCGTATCTTGGTGAATCTGGTCAATAACGCTTTTAAATACTCTGCTCCAGGAACCAAGCTGGAAGTGGTGGCTAAGCTGGAAAATAACCAGCTTTCAATCAGTGTGACCGATGAGGGACAGGGGATTGCCCCAGAGGATTTGGAGAATATTTTCAAACGCCTTTATCGTGTAGAAACTTCGCGTAACATGAAAACAGGTGGTCATGGTCTTGGTCTTGCGATTGCGCGTGAATTGGCCCATCAATTGGGTGGAGAAATCACAGTTACCAGCCAATACGGCCTCGGAAGCACCTTTACCCTCCTTCTTAACCTCTCTGGTAATGAAAATAAAGCTTAA
- a CDS encoding response regulator transcription factor yields MGKTILLVDDEVEITDIHQRYLVQAGYQVLVAHDGVEALEIFKRKPIDLIITDIMMPRMDGYDLISEVQYQSPDQPFLFITAKTSEQDKIYGLSLGADDFIAKPFSPRELVLRVHNILRRLHRGGETEVVSLGDLRMNHGSHEVQVGDVALDLTVKSFELLWLLASNPERVFSKTDLYEKVWQEDYVDDTNTLNVHIHALRQELAKHASAETPTIKTVWGLGYKIEKARGSQ; encoded by the coding sequence ATGGGAAAGACAATTTTACTCGTTGACGACGAGGTAGAAATCACAGATATTCATCAACGCTATCTGGTTCAGGCAGGTTATCAGGTTTTGGTAGCTCATGATGGAGTAGAGGCCTTGGAAATCTTCAAGCGAAAACCGATTGATTTGATTATTACAGATATCATGATGCCTCGGATGGATGGTTATGATTTGATTAGTGAAGTTCAGTATCAATCTCCAGATCAGCCTTTTCTCTTTATCACGGCTAAGACTAGCGAGCAGGACAAGATTTACGGTCTGAGCTTAGGGGCAGATGACTTTATTGCCAAGCCTTTTAGCCCTCGTGAGCTGGTTTTGCGTGTCCACAATATCTTGCGTCGGCTTCATCGTGGAGGTGAGACAGAAGTTGTTAGTCTCGGGGATTTACGGATGAATCACGGCAGCCATGAGGTCCAAGTCGGAGATGTGGCGCTTGATTTGACAGTCAAATCCTTCGAACTTCTATGGCTTTTAGCCAGCAATCCAGAGCGAGTTTTTTCTAAGACAGACCTCTATGAAAAGGTCTGGCAAGAAGACTATGTGGATGACACCAATACCTTGAATGTTCATATTCATGCTCTTCGACAGGAGTTGGCTAAACATGCTAGTGCAGAAACACCGACCATCAAAACCGTCTGGGGCTTGGGCTACAAAATTGAGAAAGCACGAGGTAGTCAATGA
- a CDS encoding SSURE domain-containing protein, whose product MKFNPNQRYTRWSIRRLSVGVASVVVASGFFVLVGQPSSVRADAINPTPAQVGPDATSVSEKSDLPVGVLKEAVDTALPSEQVDSTPKASLDATSSPEKVNVADKDQVVAPKEEVQAKSESKKETEDAVKPATNPAPTVSGQDREANEAQPATTPAEVQKGVADNTKDTVDVPATYLDKANFPGPFTAGVNQVIPYELFAGDGMLTRLILKASDKAPWSDNGSAKNPALPPVEKLGKGLYFYEVDLAGTQGKSDKELLDLLKQNGTQSYKATIKVYGAKDGKADLNNLVATKELNVNLNGLTTPAEVQKGVADNTKDTVDVPATYLDKANFPGPFTAGVNQVIPYELFAGDGMLTRLILKASDKAPWSDNGSAKNPALPPVEKLGKGLYFYEVDLAGTQGKSDKELLDLLKQNGTQSYKATIKVYGAKDGKADLNNLVATKELNVNLNGLTTPAEVQKGVADNTKDTVDVPATYLDKANFPGPFTAGVNQVIPYELFAGDGMLTRLILKASDKAPWSDNGSAKNPALPPVEKLGKGLYFYEVDLAGTQGKSDKELLDLLKQNGTQSYKATIKVYGAKDGKADLSNLVATKDLTVNLNGHQSLTPMQSGFVPSSNVSAMPAPMMNSHQDASKMNAQMPSDNQDEMKSQMPAASQDKMMPNKEQDKTMNASQPMATPSMKQDQTPAVSSKASDEGKMTSNNKVSSPMMADQMKEQKDMLPYTGEAQTSMATIGFFGLALAGLLGGLGLKAKKDEND is encoded by the coding sequence ATGAAATTCAATCCAAATCAAAGATATACTCGTTGGTCTATTCGTCGTCTCAGTGTCGGTGTTGCCTCAGTTGTTGTAGCCAGTGGCTTTTTTGTCCTAGTTGGTCAACCAAGTTCTGTACGTGCCGATGCGATCAATCCAACCCCTGCTCAAGTTGGGCCAGATGCTACTTCGGTGAGTGAAAAGAGTGATTTACCAGTAGGAGTTCTCAAAGAAGCAGTCGATACAGCTCTTCCTTCAGAACAGGTAGATTCAACACCTAAAGCAAGCTTGGATGCTACAAGTTCTCCAGAAAAAGTGAATGTAGCCGATAAAGACCAAGTGGTAGCGCCAAAAGAAGAAGTGCAAGCAAAATCAGAATCTAAGAAAGAAACAGAGGATGCGGTTAAACCTGCAACAAATCCTGCGCCTACAGTTTCTGGACAAGACCGTGAAGCAAATGAAGCTCAACCAGCCACCACTCCAGCTGAAGTGCAAAAAGGCGTAGCCGACAATACCAAAGACACAGTAGATGTTCCAGCTACATACTTGGACAAAGCCAACTTCCCTGGTCCATTCACAGCTGGTGTCAATCAAGTTATTCCATACGAACTTTTCGCTGGTGATGGTATGTTGACTCGTCTTATCTTGAAAGCATCCGACAAGGCTCCATGGTCAGACAACGGTTCAGCTAAAAATCCAGCCCTTCCACCAGTAGAGAAATTGGGCAAAGGCCTTTACTTCTATGAAGTAGATTTGGCAGGTACTCAAGGAAAATCTGATAAAGAGCTTCTAGACCTCTTGAAACAAAACGGTACTCAAAGCTATAAAGCTACTATCAAAGTGTACGGTGCTAAAGACGGCAAGGCAGATTTGAACAATCTTGTAGCGACTAAAGAATTGAATGTCAATTTGAATGGCTTGACCACCCCAGCTGAAGTCCAAAAAGGTGTGGCTGACAATACTAAAGACACAGTAGATGTTCCAGCTACATACTTGGACAAAGCCAACTTCCCTGGTCCATTCACAGCTGGTGTCAATCAAGTTATTCCATACGAACTTTTCGCTGGTGATGGTATGTTGACTCGTCTTATCTTGAAAGCATCCGACAAGGCTCCATGGTCAGACAACGGTTCAGCTAAAAATCCAGCCCTTCCACCAGTAGAGAAATTGGGCAAAGGCCTTTACTTCTATGAAGTAGATTTGGCAGGTACTCAAGGTAAGTCAGATAAAGAGCTTCTAGACCTCTTGAAACAAAACGGCACTCAAAGCTATAAAGCTACCATCAAAGTGTACGGTGCTAAAGACGGCAAGGCAGATTTGAACAATCTTGTAGCGACTAAAGAATTGAATGTCAATTTGAATGGCTTGACCACCCCAGCTGAAGTCCAAAAAGGTGTGGCTGACAATACTAAAGACACAGTAGATGTTCCAGCTACATACTTGGACAAAGCCAACTTCCCTGGTCCATTCACAGCTGGTGTCAATCAAGTTATTCCATACGAACTTTTCGCTGGTGATGGTATGTTAACCCGCCTTATCTTGAAAGCATCCGACAAGGCTCCATGGTCAGACAACGGTTCAGCTAAAAATCCAGCCCTTCCACCAGTAGAGAAATTGGGCAAAGGCCTTTACTTCTATGAAGTAGATTTGGCAGGTACTCAAGGTAAGTCAGATAAAGAGCTTCTAGACTTGTTAAAACAAAATGGCACTCAAAGCTATAAAGCTACCATCAAAGTGTACGGTGCTAAAGACGGCAAGGCAGACTTGAGCAACCTTGTAGCGACTAAGGATTTGACAGTAAACTTGAATGGACATCAGTCTCTTACTCCGATGCAATCAGGCTTCGTCCCATCTTCTAATGTTTCAGCTATGCCGGCTCCAATGATGAATAGTCATCAAGATGCGTCTAAGATGAACGCTCAAATGCCAAGTGACAATCAAGATGAGATGAAATCTCAAATGCCAGCTGCTAGCCAGGATAAGATGATGCCTAACAAAGAGCAGGACAAAACCATGAATGCTAGCCAGCCAATGGCAACACCAAGCATGAAACAAGACCAAACTCCAGCAGTCTCAAGCAAAGCGTCTGATGAAGGCAAGATGACATCTAATAACAAGGTGTCAAGTCCAATGATGGCTGATCAAATGAAAGAGCAAAAAGACATGCTTCCATATACTGGTGAAGCTCAAACATCAATGGCTACTATTGGATTCTTTGGACTCGCCTTGGCAGGACTATTAGGTGGCCTCGGTTTGAAAGCTAAAAAAGATGAAAATGACTAG
- a CDS encoding glycosyltransferase family 2 protein has translation MKLLSIAIPSYNAAAYLHYCVESLVIGGEQVEILIINDGSQDQTQEIAERLASKYPSIVRAIYQENKGHGGAVNRGLAEASGRYFKVVDSDDWVDPRAYLKILETLQELESEGQEVDAFVTNFVYEKEGQSRKKSMSYESVLPVQQIFGWDQVGNFSKGQYIMMHSLIYRTDLLRASQFQLPEHTFYVDNLFVFTPLQQVKTMYYLPVDFYRYLIGREDQSVNEQVMIRRIDQQLKVNRLLVDQLDLSQVSHPKMREYLLNHIEITTVISSALLNRSGTAEHLAKKRELWTYIQQENPEVFQAIRKTMLSRLTKHSVLPARKLSNVVYQITKSVYGFN, from the coding sequence ATGAAGTTATTGTCTATCGCCATCCCTAGCTATAATGCCGCAGCCTATCTTCATTACTGTGTGGAGTCGCTAGTGATTGGTGGTGAGCAAGTTGAGATTTTGATTATCAATGACGGGTCCCAGGACCAGACTCAGGAAATAGCTGAGCGTTTAGCCAGTAAGTATCCTAGCATCGTTAGAGCTATTTATCAGGAAAATAAAGGCCATGGCGGTGCGGTCAATCGTGGCTTGGCGGAGGCTTCTGGACGTTATTTTAAAGTAGTTGACAGTGATGACTGGGTGGATCCTCGTGCCTACCTAAAGATTCTTGAAACCTTGCAGGAACTAGAGAGTGAAGGTCAAGAGGTGGATGCCTTTGTGACCAATTTTGTCTATGAAAAGGAAGGCCAGTCTCGTAAGAAGAGTATGAGTTACGAGTCAGTCTTGCCTGTCCAGCAGATTTTTGGCTGGGATCAGGTCGGAAATTTCTCAAAAGGCCAGTATATCATGATGCACTCGCTGATTTATCGGACAGATTTGTTGCGAGCGAGTCAGTTCCAACTGCCTGAGCATACCTTTTATGTCGATAATCTCTTTGTCTTTACCCCCCTTCAGCAGGTCAAGACCATGTACTATCTGCCTGTCGATTTCTATCGTTATTTGATTGGGCGTGAGGACCAGTCTGTCAATGAGCAAGTGATGATTAGGCGCATTGACCAGCAACTCAAGGTCAATCGACTCTTGGTAGACCAGCTTGATTTGTCCCAAGTGAGTCATCCAAAAATGCGAGAATATTTGCTGAATCATATTGAAATCACTACGGTGATTTCCAGCGCCCTGCTCAACCGATCAGGCACAGCAGAGCATCTTGCCAAAAAACGGGAGCTGTGGACCTATATTCAGCAGGAAAATCCAGAGGTTTTTCAGGCTATCCGCAAGACCATGCTCAGCCGTTTGACCAAACATTCAGTCTTACCAGCTCGCAAACTTTCTAATGTCGTCTATCAAATCACCAAGTCTGTTTATGGATTTAATTAA
- a CDS encoding IS30 family transposase: MTKHKHLTLSDRNDIQLGLERGETFKAIGQSILKDPTTVSKEVKRNRQVRESTCDNLPCPLLDKAPFVCNGCPKRRQNCGFKKIFYLAKQAQKQYEQTLVEAREGTPLNSKAFWDMDKVISDGVKKGQHIYHILKTHNLDVSSSTVYRHIRKGYLSIAHIDLARAVKFKERRKRKLPSIPKEAKKGRSYEDFQNYLVLNQLDSWLEMDTVLGRMGGKVLLTFNLSFCNFIFARLLDNKTALEVTKHLYTIKNTLHEADKDFFQLFPVILTDNGGEFARVDDIEMDVRGESKLFFCDPNRSDQKGRIEKNHTLIRDILPKGTAFDNLTQEDINLVCSHVNSVKRAALNGKSAYELFAFTYGEEIPKLLGISKIPAEDVCQSSKLLQHKF; the protein is encoded by the coding sequence ATGACAAAACATAAACACCTTACCCTTTCAGACCGTAATGATATCCAATTAGGCTTAGAGCGCGGTGAAACCTTCAAAGCTATCGGACAATCCATTCTAAAAGACCCAACTACTGTTTCCAAAGAAGTCAAACGAAACAGACAAGTCCGAGAGTCTACATGCGATAACCTTCCTTGCCCTTTACTCGATAAGGCTCCCTTTGTCTGTAATGGATGCCCTAAAAGAAGACAAAATTGTGGATTTAAAAAAATCTTCTACCTTGCTAAACAAGCTCAAAAACAGTACGAACAAACTCTTGTCGAAGCTCGTGAAGGAACTCCCCTTAATTCCAAGGCCTTCTGGGACATGGACAAAGTCATTTCTGATGGTGTTAAAAAGGGACAACACATCTATCATATCCTCAAAACTCATAACCTTGATGTCAGTTCCTCAACCGTCTATCGACACATCCGAAAAGGATACCTATCTATCGCTCATATTGACCTAGCCAGAGCCGTTAAATTCAAAGAAAGACGGAAAAGGAAACTACCTTCCATCCCTAAAGAAGCTAAAAAAGGCCGTTCCTATGAGGATTTCCAAAACTATTTAGTCCTTAATCAACTAGACTCTTGGCTGGAAATGGACACAGTTCTGGGGAGGATGGGAGGTAAAGTCCTACTTACCTTCAACCTGTCTTTCTGTAACTTTATCTTCGCTAGGCTTCTGGATAATAAAACTGCCCTTGAGGTTACCAAACACCTCTATACCATCAAGAACACTCTTCATGAAGCTGATAAAGATTTCTTCCAACTCTTTCCTGTCATTCTTACCGATAATGGTGGAGAGTTTGCCAGGGTTGATGATATCGAAATGGATGTGCGAGGAGAGAGTAAACTCTTCTTTTGTGACCCTAATCGCTCTGACCAGAAAGGGAGAATTGAGAAAAACCACACACTGATTCGAGACATTCTACCTAAGGGAACTGCTTTTGACAACTTAACTCAAGAGGACATCAATCTCGTCTGCTCTCATGTCAACAGTGTCAAACGTGCTGCTTTGAATGGAAAGTCAGCCTATGAGCTCTTTGCCTTTACCTATGGAGAAGAGATTCCTAAGCTTCTAGGTATTTCTAAAATACCTGCAGAAGACGTCTGTCAGTCTTCGAAATTACTCCAACATAAGTTCTAA
- a CDS encoding potassium channel family protein: MSDRTIGILGLGIFGSSVLTALAKQDMNIIAIDDHAERINQFEPVLARGVVGDITDEELLRTAGIDTCDTVVVATGENLESSVLAVMHCKSLGVPRVIAKVKSQTAKKVLEKIGADSVISPEYEMGQSLAQTILFHNNVDVFQLDKNVSIVEMKIPSVWEGQSLSQLNLRGKYNLNVLGFREQENSPLDVQFGPNDLLKADAYILAVINNQYLDDLAELNS, encoded by the coding sequence ATGTCAGATCGTACGATTGGAATTTTAGGTTTGGGGATTTTCGGGAGTAGTGTCCTGACGGCCCTAGCCAAGCAAGATATGAATATCATTGCCATCGATGACCACGCCGAGCGTATCAATCAATTTGAGCCTGTTTTGGCGCGTGGAGTTGTGGGCGATATTACAGATGAGGAACTCCTCAGAACCGCTGGTATTGATACCTGTGATACAGTTGTAGTCGCGACAGGGGAAAATCTAGAGTCGAGTGTGCTTGCAGTCATGCACTGTAAGAGTTTGGGGGTACCAAGGGTTATTGCCAAGGTCAAAAGCCAGACAGCCAAGAAGGTGCTGGAAAAAATCGGTGCTGACTCGGTGATTTCGCCTGAGTATGAAATGGGGCAGTCTCTAGCGCAGACCATTCTCTTTCATAACAATGTTGATGTCTTTCAGCTGGATAAAAATGTGTCTATCGTGGAGATGAAGATTCCGAGTGTTTGGGAAGGTCAAAGTCTGAGCCAGCTAAATCTACGTGGCAAATACAATCTCAATGTCCTAGGATTTCGTGAACAAGAAAATTCACCGCTAGATGTCCAGTTTGGACCTAATGACCTCTTGAAGGCAGATGCCTATATTTTAGCAGTCATTAACAACCAGTATCTAGATGACTTGGCAGAATTAAATTCGTAA
- a CDS encoding TrkH family potassium uptake protein, translating to MLFKLFVKKIERALGGLSPARRIFLSFAGVIFIGSLLLSLPFVQASDSQATYFDHLFTTVSMVCVTGLSTQPVATTYNVWGQLICMLLIQIGGLGLMTFIGVFYIQGKQKLSLRSRETIQESFSYGETRSLKAFMRSIFLTTFLVEGLGAFLLSFRFIPEFGWGRGIFTSIFLAISAFCNAGFDNFGSSSLVAFQTDPLINLVIAGLIITGGLGFMVWFDLATQFDKKKKRRLRFHTKLVLFLTAGILLFGTVSTLFTEWHNPGTIGNLSVPEKVLVSFFQTVSMRTAGFASIDYTQARPVTLFIYILQMFLGGAPGGTAGGLKITTFFVLLVFARSELLGLPHANVAQRTIEARTVQKSFSVFIIFLMTFLLGLVLLGITAEGTPRFIYLMFETISALATVGVTANLTPELGKLALSIVMVLMFIGRIGPLTLLVSLADYQPDKKDLIQYMKADISIG from the coding sequence ATGTTATTCAAATTATTTGTGAAAAAAATTGAAAGAGCCTTGGGCGGACTTTCGCCTGCTCGTCGAATTTTTCTGAGTTTCGCTGGAGTTATTTTTATAGGATCTCTCCTTTTGAGTTTGCCCTTTGTTCAGGCGAGTGATTCGCAGGCCACTTATTTTGACCATCTTTTTACGACGGTGTCCATGGTCTGTGTGACTGGCCTTTCTACGCAACCAGTGGCTACTACCTATAATGTCTGGGGGCAGTTGATTTGTATGCTCTTGATCCAGATTGGTGGTCTGGGACTCATGACCTTTATCGGAGTCTTTTATATTCAGGGGAAGCAAAAGCTCAGTCTTCGCAGTCGTGAAACTATTCAGGAGAGCTTTAGTTACGGGGAGACTCGGTCACTGAAGGCCTTTATGCGCTCCATCTTTTTGACGACTTTTCTGGTGGAGGGCTTGGGTGCCTTCCTGCTAAGTTTCCGTTTTATTCCTGAGTTCGGCTGGGGAAGAGGCATTTTTACCTCCATCTTTTTAGCCATTTCAGCCTTTTGTAATGCTGGTTTTGATAATTTTGGCAGCAGCAGTTTAGTGGCTTTTCAGACGGATCCCTTGATCAATCTAGTCATTGCTGGCTTGATTATCACAGGTGGTCTTGGCTTTATGGTCTGGTTTGACTTGGCAACCCAGTTTGACAAGAAGAAAAAACGCCGTCTGCGTTTCCACACCAAGTTGGTCCTCTTCTTGACTGCAGGGATTTTACTGTTTGGGACAGTATCCACACTCTTTACGGAGTGGCACAATCCAGGGACCATTGGCAATCTCAGTGTTCCAGAGAAAGTGCTGGTCAGCTTTTTCCAAACCGTCAGCATGAGAACGGCTGGTTTTGCTTCTATTGACTATACCCAAGCTCGGCCTGTGACCTTGTTTATCTATATCCTACAGATGTTTCTCGGTGGAGCTCCTGGAGGGACGGCTGGGGGGCTCAAGATTACGACTTTCTTTGTCTTGTTGGTCTTTGCGCGTAGTGAATTGCTGGGCTTACCTCATGCCAATGTGGCGCAGAGAACCATTGAGGCTCGCACAGTCCAAAAATCCTTTAGTGTCTTCATTATCTTTTTGATGACCTTCCTGTTGGGCTTGGTGTTGCTGGGAATTACAGCAGAAGGAACACCGCGATTTATCTACCTTATGTTTGAGACCATTTCAGCCCTTGCGACAGTTGGGGTAACGGCAAATCTGACACCAGAATTGGGCAAGTTAGCCCTCAGTATTGTCATGGTGCTCATGTTCATTGGCCGTATCGGTCCTTTGACCTTGTTGGTTAGTCTAGCGGATTACCAGCCTGATAAGAAAGATTTGATTCAGTATATGAAAGCAGATATTAGTATTGGATAA
- a CDS encoding nucleoside phosphorylase-I family protein: MIQKHAIPILEFDDNPQAVIMPNHEGLDLHLPKKCVYAFLGEEIDRYAREVEADCVGEFVSATKTYPVYVFNYKGEEICLAQAPVGSAPAAQFMECSALAAVAQLRGVLWGELLFTADSLADLDQYDSRDWGSEAFEKALELCLEIASQF, from the coding sequence ATGATTCAGAAACATGCGATTCCTATTTTAGAGTTTGATGACAATCCTCAGGCGGTCATCATGCCCAATCACGAGGGGTTGGATTTGCACTTGCCCAAGAAGTGTGTCTATGCTTTTTTAGGTGAAGAGATTGATCGCTATGCGAGGGAAGTCGAGGCGGACTGTGTTGGTGAGTTCGTTTCTGCCACCAAGACCTATCCAGTCTATGTCTTCAACTACAAGGGCGAGGAGATCTGTCTGGCTCAGGCTCCTGTTGGTTCCGCTCCAGCAGCCCAGTTTATGGAGTGTTCTGCGCTTGCGGCAGTAGCCCAACTGCGTGGAGTTCTCTGGGGAGAGTTGCTGTTCACAGCTGATTCCTTAGCAGACTTGGACCAGTACGACAGTCGTGACTGGGGTTCAGAAGCTTTCGAGAAGGCTTTGGAACTCTGTCTTGAGATAGCCTCTCAGTTTTAG
- a CDS encoding sugar O-acetyltransferase: MTSEYQKMIAGEPYHPFDPELRALAQASRQKQAAFNKEEDPLKGAEIIKTWFGSTGQNLYVNPRLVVDYGVNIHLGENFYSNWNLTMLDVCPIRIGDNAMIGPNCQFLTPLHPLDPHERNSGVEYGKPITIGDNFWAGGGVIVLSGVTLGNNVVAGAGAVITKSFGDNVVLAGNPARVIKEIPVK; encoded by the coding sequence ATGACCAGTGAATACCAGAAAATGATTGCAGGAGAACCCTATCATCCGTTTGATCCTGAGTTGCGGGCCTTGGCTCAGGCTTCTCGCCAAAAACAGGCTGCCTTTAACAAGGAAGAAGATCCCTTGAAGGGGGCGGAGATTATTAAGACTTGGTTTGGTTCGACTGGGCAAAATCTCTATGTCAATCCACGCCTGGTGGTCGATTATGGAGTCAATATCCATCTAGGGGAAAATTTTTATTCTAATTGGAACTTGACCATGCTGGATGTTTGCCCGATTCGCATCGGAGACAATGCCATGATTGGCCCCAACTGTCAGTTTTTAACCCCACTCCATCCGCTGGATCCGCATGAACGTAATTCAGGTGTCGAATACGGCAAGCCCATCACCATCGGTGACAATTTCTGGGCAGGTGGTGGAGTCATTGTCCTTTCTGGAGTGACACTAGGCAATAACGTAGTGGCAGGAGCAGGGGCCGTTATTACCAAGTCTTTTGGCGACAACGTTGTCCTAGCTGGTAATCCCGCGCGCGTGATTAAGGAGATACCTGTGAAATAG
- a CDS encoding VOC family protein, with amino-acid sequence MTYEYKSHIYLAEAVLNVKDLASQTAFYQQVLGLEILSQTETEAILGLGGKALVQLIQAQESGEVREYYGLYHLAILLPTRKALADVLKHLTDLQIPLVGGADHGYSEALYLEDLEGNGIELYRDKPVSTWDIREDGRIIGVTEALAEQDIYELGERVEPFILAEGTRMGHIHLSVKDSRKSSQFYQKVLGLEDKFSLPSASWIAAGDYHHHLAVNEWGGKGLAPRKQGLLGLAYYVIEVASKEELLTIAERAQEVDAPIKWLTSSQLEVTDPDGIVTRIRLAR; translated from the coding sequence ATGACCTATGAATACAAGAGTCACATTTATTTGGCAGAGGCAGTTTTAAATGTAAAGGATTTGGCAAGTCAAACAGCCTTTTATCAGCAAGTGCTTGGTTTGGAAATCTTATCACAGACTGAGACAGAGGCTATTCTAGGACTTGGTGGAAAAGCCTTGGTTCAGCTGATTCAAGCACAAGAGAGTGGAGAAGTAAGGGAATATTATGGCCTTTACCATCTGGCTATTCTCTTGCCGACACGCAAGGCATTGGCTGATGTATTGAAACACCTGACAGATTTACAGATTCCTCTTGTTGGCGGTGCAGATCACGGTTACAGTGAGGCCCTTTACTTGGAAGATTTGGAGGGGAATGGCATCGAGCTCTATCGAGATAAGCCAGTTTCCACATGGGATATTCGAGAAGATGGACGCATTATTGGGGTGACAGAGGCCCTTGCGGAGCAGGATATCTATGAGTTGGGGGAAAGAGTAGAGCCCTTTATCCTAGCAGAAGGTACGAGAATGGGGCATATCCATCTTTCCGTCAAGGATAGTCGAAAGTCCAGCCAGTTTTATCAAAAGGTGTTAGGACTAGAGGATAAATTCAGTTTGCCTAGCGCTAGTTGGATTGCGGCTGGGGACTATCATCATCATTTAGCAGTCAACGAATGGGGAGGAAAAGGCCTAGCTCCGCGTAAGCAAGGTTTGCTAGGCTTAGCCTACTATGTCATTGAAGTCGCGAGTAAGGAAGAATTGTTAACGATTGCCGAGCGAGCACAGGAAGTTGATGCACCAATCAAGTGGCTGACATCTAGCCAGCTGGAAGTTACAGATCCAGACGGAATTGTGACCCGTATTCGTTTAGCAAGATAG